The following coding sequences lie in one Silene latifolia isolate original U9 population chromosome 5, ASM4854445v1, whole genome shotgun sequence genomic window:
- the LOC141656701 gene encoding spermine synthase — protein sequence MDKKVIDISNGVEKAIPACCLKARAAVPESDAKCHSTVVSGWFSTGKTLSEKAEKPLYYNNPMWPGEAHSIKVEKILFKERSKYQEVLVFESSSYGKVLVLDGILQLTERDECAYQEMIAHLPLCSIKSPKNVLVVGGGDGGVLREVSRHASVEHIDICEIDEMVIDVSKKFFPELYVGFSDPRVKLHVGDAVEFMKNAPEGKYDAIIVDSSDPVGPAIELVEKPFFETMARTLRPGGVLCNMAESMWLHTHLIEDMISVCRESFKGSVHYAWTSVPTYPSGVIGFLICTKEGPSVDFLNPVNPIEKIKGALEHQRELKFYNSEVHKAAFALPTFVKRAVPSLNDSAAT from the exons ATGGATAAGAAGGTGATTGACATCAGTAATGGTGTGGAGAAGGCGATCCCGGCTTGCTGCCTCAAGGCCAGAGCAGCCGTCCCTGAATCCGATGCCAAATGCCATTCAACTGTTGTTTCAGGATGGTTTTCAACTGGCAAGACATTGTCTG AAAAAGCTGAGAAACCGCTTTATTACAACAATCCAATGTGGCCGG GAGAAGCACACTCGATCAAAGTCGAGAAAATTTTGTTTAAGGAGAGGTCAAAATATCAGGAAGTCCTTGTCTTTGAG TCATCAAGCTATGGAAAGGTGCTCGTTCTTGATGGCATTCTTCAGTTGACGGAGAGGGATGAATGTGCATACCAGGAGATGATAGCTCATCTCCCCCTTTGTTCAATCAAATCCCCTAAAAAT GTTCTTGTAGTAGGTGGTGGTGACGGGGGAGTTCTCCGAGAAGTATCTCGTCATGCCTCAGTGGAGCATATAGATATTTGTGAGATAGATGAAATGGTTATTGAT GTCTCTAAGAAATTTTTCCCCGAGTTATATGTCGGGTTCAGTGATCCTCGTGTCAAACTTCACGTTGGTGATG CTGTTGAATTTATGAAAAATGCACCAGAAGGAAAATATGATGCCATTATTGTCGATTCTTCCGATCCTGTAG GTCCTGCTATAGAACTAGTTGAGAAGCCGTTTTTTGAAACAATGGCAAGAACGTTGAGGCCTGGCGGTGTGCTTTGTAACATGGCAGAGAGCATGTGGCTTCATACTCACTTAATCGAGGATATGATATCTGTTTGCCGTGAATCTTTCAAAGGTTCTGTACACTATGCATGGACTAGTGTGCCTACATATCCTAG TGGCGTTATTGGATTCTTGATTTGTACAAAGGAAGGACCATCAGTCGATTTTTTAAATCCGGTTAACCCAATTGAGAAGATAAAGGGAGCACTTGAGCATCAGAGAGAACTGAAATTTTATAATTCTGAG GTCCACAAGGCTGCATTCGCTTTGCCAACATTTGTGAAACGAGCAGTCCCTTCCCTTAACGATTCTGCAGCAACCTGA
- the LOC141654821 gene encoding putative RING-H2 finger protein ATL21A, protein MSTDKFSIPISFMFLNYLLLISSLPPSEEKQECIESKCSRKNGYLPIRFPFSVANKNQHKSCKYPGFELYCDSFNKTLLTLPNSGNFSVEGIDYSRQEIMLSDPDNCLARKLLTGLDLSLSPFTAQQYIYQNISFYKCSKSNENYTNDKYWDENTINCLSSDPNYAVVWVNSVLYFAESVDQWCELIGTVSAPGASLNKVLNANMMLHWDKPECGDCENNVTRCEFRNNGSDLETTCKVYNPPIARQASKTVQYAIGFSVGLGVPAVIVFALLLRKFVRSRRRSLPENGQDGGSVEMTSHE, encoded by the exons ATGAGCACCGATAAATTCAGCATTCCTATCTCATTCATGTTCTTAAACTATTTACTGTTAATTTCTTCGCTACCACCTAGCGAAGAAAAACAGGAATGCATAGAATCAAAATGCAGCCGAAAAAATGGGTATCTCCCAATTCGATTTCCATTCTCCGTTGCAAACAAAAACCAGCATAAATCCTGTAAATACCCTGGTTTTGAACTATACTGTGATTCATTCAATAAAACCTTACTTACCCTTCCAAATTCCGGGAATTTCTCTGTCGAAGGCATCGACTATTCAAGACAAGAAATCATGCTCAGTGATCCTGATAATTGCCTAGCTCGAAAGCTTCTTACCGGCCTTGATCTTTCCCTTTCCCCATTTACAGCCCAACAGTATATTTATCAGAACATTTCCTTTTACAAGTGCTCAAAATCTAATGAAAATTACACAAATGACAAATACTGGGACGAGAATACGATTAATTGCTTAAGTAGTGATCCAAATTATGCCGTGGTTTGGGTGAATTCAGTACTATACTTTGCTGAATCGGTTGATCAGTGGTGTGAACTAATTGGTACAGTATCGGCTCCTGGCGCTTCACTCAACAAGGTACTGAATGCAAATATGATGCTTCATTGGGATAAACCCGAATGTGGGGATTGCGAAAACAACGTTACAAGGTGTGAATTCAGAAATAATGGCAGTGATCTTGAGACTACTTGCAAAGTTTACAATCCTCCAATTG CCAGACAAGCCTCGAAGACGGTGCAGTATGCCATCGGATTCTCTGTAGGCCTTGGAGTACCTGCAGTTATAGTATTTGCTCTGCTACTACGTAAGTTTGTTAGATCTCGCCGGAGATCATTGCCAGAAAATGGCCAAGATGGTGGCTCAGTTGAAATGACATCTCATGAATAA
- the LOC141654822 gene encoding putative RING-H2 finger protein ATL21A, producing MIHHVYPIDGNNVLAIKEIEIWLSEQFSIKDMGEAAYILGIRIYGDRFRKLLGLSQILSWKSSIKAIVADSVTDREYLAACDAVKEAVWIRNFLIELGVVPSVEEGNNVLAIKEIEIWLSEQFSIKDMGEAAYILGIRIYGDRFRKLLGLSQILSWKSSIKAIVADSVTDREYLAACDAVKEAVWIRNFLIELGVVPSVEEDAPDGKCADHKCNKTSYDHPTIRFPFRAIDRQSKDCGYPGFNVHCDGQSTTLLELPNSIILEVSRIDYSRQEIRLTDPDECLPSKLFNLDLSFSPFYPKYYQEFAVFNCSGQFPNYEYNHTLNSDLQKVDCLSGLNHTVYVVDTFQAVSLLSLSCQRVANIVVPDDYGSSTLTLVTGTITLYWDEPRCGPCAEIGRRCQIQTQSLHQIECSLEIYENDEPSASKLTVCLAVGLPLLLVVIASILSWIRYGRRRNESAAARSMTTRLHTTGLTTRGIDETTIESYPRFVIGDSGRLIIADDKSCPICLSDYQIGHVLEVLPYCQHRFHAACVDQWLVVNGTCPVCRVPPPRS from the exons GAAATAATGTGCTAGCCATCAAAGAGATAGAGATTTGGCTATCTGAACAGTTCTCCATAAAGGATATGGGAGAAGCGGCTTATATTCTTGGAATAAGAATCTATGGAGATAGATTCAGGAAGCTGCTAGGGCTCTCCCAAATTT TGAGTTGGAAGAGTTCCATAAAAGCTATAGTAGCTGACTCAGTAACCGACAGAGAGTACTTAGCTGCATGTGATGCTGTTAAGGAAGCCGTTTGGATAAGAAATTTCTTAATTGAACTTGGTGTTGTTCCTTCAGTGGAGGAAG GAAATAATGTGCTAGCCATCAAAGAGATAGAGATTTGGCTATCTGAACAGTTCTCCATAAAGGATATGGGAGAAGCGGCTTATATTCTTGGAATAAGAATCTATGGAGATAGATTCAGGAAGCTGCTAGGGCTCTCCCAAATTT TGAGTTGGAAGAGTTCCATAAAAGCTATAGTAGCTGACTCAGTAACCGACAGAGAGTACTTAGCTGCATGTGATGCTGTTAAGGAAGCCGTTTGGATAAGAAATTTCTTAATTGAACTTGGTGTTGTTCCTTCAGTGGAGGAAG ACGCCCCTGATGGCAAATGTGCAGATCATAAGTGCAACAAAACAAGTTACGACCACCCTACGATTCGATTCCCTTTTCGAGCTATCGATCGTCAGTCTAAGGATTGTGGCTACCCTGGCTTTAATGTACACTGTGACGGACAAAGTACAACACTACTCGAATTACCTAATTCAATAATTTTGGAGGTCTCCAGAATCGACTACTCTCGTCAAGAAATCAGATTAACTGATCCTGATGAATGTTTACCTTCGAAGCTGTTTAATCTCGATCTCTCGTTTTCTCCCTTTTATCCCAAGTATTACCAAGAATTCGCGGTCTTTAACTGCTCGGGACAGTTTCCAAATTATGAGTATAATCACACCTTGAACTCTGACTTACAGAAAGTTGATTGCCTAAGTGGTTTGAATCATACAGTTTATGTTGTTGATACATTTCAAGCTGTTTCGCTTCTGTCGTTGAGCTGTCAAAGGGTTGCTAACATTGTTGTTCCCGATGATTATGGTTCGAGTACCTTGACTTTAGTAACCGGAACAATTACTCTGTATTGGGATGAACCAAGGTGCGGGCCATGCGCAGAGATCGGCAGACGATGCCAAATTCAAACTCAATCTCTTCATCAAATCGAATGTTCATTAGAGATTTACGAGAATGATG AGCCAAGTGCGAGCAAGTTAACGGTATGCTTAGCAGTTGGGCTACCCCTGCTACTGGTGGTTATAGCAAGTATATTGTCGTGGATAAGGTATGGTCGAAGAAGGAATGAATCAGCTGCGGCGAGGTCCATGACAACGAGGCTGCACACTACAGGTCTTACAACCAGAGGAATTGACGAGACCACCATAGAATCATATCCAAGGTTTGTGATTGGTGACAGCGGTAGACTTATCATCGCAGATGATAAGAGTTGCCCGATATGCTTGTCTGATTATCAAATTGGCCATGTCTTAGAAGTTTTGCCGTATTGTCAGCATCGTTTCCATGCTGCTTGTGTTGATCAATGGCTTGTGGTGAATGGTACTTGTCCTGTTTGTCGAGTTCCTCCTCCTCGGAGTTAG